Proteins from one Sphingopyxis terrae subsp. terrae NBRC 15098 genomic window:
- a CDS encoding MDR family MFS transporter: MASRALPRRSPSAAQPVDASIPLYQQVRYRGLLTVAVMGASVMQILDTTIANVAIPHMQSALGATSETVNWVLTSYIIASAVAMPITGWLADRIGRRQLFLAAIVGFVLTSMACGAAQNLEEMVAFRFLQGIAAAFISPLSQSVMLDINPPERHARAMSIWGMGIMIGPILGPILGGWLTESANWRWVFYVNLPVGLITLVLMWALLPRTHTRERKFDLFGFSMLALGLAALQLMLDRGAQQDWFESAEIWIELGVSVACLWMFLIHLLTAPVTLFNRKMLADRNLVMGMGFMIVIGVVMFSSMALLPPMLQRLFGWPVIDTGLVLAVRGIGILMSMWVAGRLLGKIDARWMVGSGLLIAAYSLYQMSQWSLMMGTGPVVVSGLVQGLGMGLIFIPLNTMAFATIPMQFRTDGSSLLNLFRSMGASVGISVVTTLLGSNTQTSHQDLVAHVTNSSVSLVDPSTADRFGIIGDVAMQMVNGEINRQAAMVAYIDDFWLMMWVTLAAVPLVVLLRPPRPGAAQASAADMGH; encoded by the coding sequence ATGGCGAGCCGCGCCCTTCCCCGCCGGTCGCCCAGTGCGGCGCAACCGGTCGATGCGTCGATCCCGCTTTATCAGCAGGTGCGCTATCGCGGCCTGCTGACGGTGGCGGTGATGGGCGCGTCGGTGATGCAGATTCTCGACACGACCATCGCCAATGTCGCGATCCCGCATATGCAAAGCGCGCTCGGCGCGACGAGCGAGACGGTCAACTGGGTTCTCACCAGCTATATCATCGCCTCGGCAGTGGCGATGCCGATCACCGGCTGGCTCGCCGACCGGATCGGACGGCGGCAATTATTCCTTGCGGCGATCGTCGGCTTCGTCCTGACCTCGATGGCGTGCGGCGCCGCGCAGAATCTCGAGGAGATGGTTGCGTTCCGCTTCCTGCAGGGGATCGCCGCCGCCTTCATCAGCCCGCTGTCGCAATCGGTAATGCTCGACATCAACCCGCCCGAACGGCACGCGCGGGCGATGTCGATCTGGGGCATGGGGATCATGATCGGCCCGATTCTGGGGCCCATCCTGGGCGGCTGGCTCACCGAATCGGCGAATTGGCGCTGGGTGTTCTACGTCAATCTGCCCGTCGGGCTGATCACGCTGGTGCTGATGTGGGCGCTGCTGCCGCGGACGCACACCCGCGAGCGCAAGTTCGACCTGTTCGGCTTCTCGATGCTCGCGCTCGGCCTCGCTGCGCTGCAGCTGATGCTCGACCGCGGTGCGCAGCAGGACTGGTTCGAGAGTGCCGAAATCTGGATCGAACTCGGCGTTTCGGTTGCCTGCCTGTGGATGTTCCTCATCCACCTGCTCACCGCGCCGGTGACCCTGTTCAACCGCAAGATGCTCGCCGATCGCAACCTCGTCATGGGCATGGGCTTCATGATCGTGATCGGGGTCGTCATGTTTTCGTCGATGGCGCTGCTGCCGCCGATGCTGCAACGCCTGTTCGGCTGGCCGGTGATCGATACCGGGCTGGTGCTCGCGGTGCGCGGGATCGGCATCCTGATGAGCATGTGGGTTGCCGGGCGCCTGCTCGGCAAGATCGACGCGCGCTGGATGGTCGGATCGGGACTGCTGATCGCCGCCTATTCGCTCTATCAGATGAGCCAATGGTCGCTGATGATGGGCACCGGGCCCGTGGTCGTCAGCGGGCTGGTGCAGGGGCTGGGGATGGGGCTGATCTTCATCCCGCTCAACACGATGGCCTTTGCCACGATCCCGATGCAGTTCCGCACCGACGGATCGAGCCTCCTCAATCTGTTCCGCAGCATGGGGGCGTCGGTGGGCATCTCGGTGGTCACGACGCTGCTCGGATCGAATACGCAGACCAGCCACCAGGATCTGGTCGCGCATGTCACCAACAGCTCGGTCAGCCTCGTCGACCCCTCGACCGCCGACCGCTTCGGCATCATCGGCGACGTCGCGATGCAGATGGTCAATGGCGAAATCAACCGGCAGGCGGCGATGGTCGCTTATATCGACGATTTCTGGCTGATGATGTGGGTCACGCTCGCGGCCGTGCCGCTCGTCGTCCTGCTGCGTCCCCCCAGGCCCGGCGCGGCGCAGGCCTCGGCCGCCGACATGGGGCACTGA
- a CDS encoding DUF4336 domain-containing protein, whose protein sequence is MSAFLPYAPLNTPKAFGGRLWIVDGPEIRMDYGPTSIPFPTRMTFVRLADGTLWVHSPIAPDKDLLSAIDRLGPVAWLIAPNSLHYWYVADWQAIYPGARTLAVPDLATRAKRPFRIDAMLDGEAVLPEELETVFVPGTLVNEAVFFHRPSRTVVLTDLIENFEPQRIRSRFYRGLVRLSGAAHPDGKAPIDLRLTFWPRRARVRRAVAAILSWDCERVVMAHGLPYERDGAAELRRALRWAC, encoded by the coding sequence ATGTCGGCTTTCCTTCCCTATGCGCCGCTCAACACGCCCAAAGCCTTTGGTGGCCGATTGTGGATCGTCGATGGTCCCGAAATCCGCATGGATTACGGGCCGACCTCGATCCCCTTTCCAACCCGGATGACCTTCGTGCGGCTTGCCGACGGCACGCTGTGGGTTCATTCGCCGATCGCTCCCGACAAGGACCTGCTTTCTGCCATCGACCGCCTCGGCCCGGTCGCCTGGCTGATCGCGCCGAACAGCCTTCATTATTGGTATGTGGCCGACTGGCAGGCGATCTATCCCGGCGCGCGAACGCTCGCGGTGCCCGATCTCGCCACGCGCGCGAAGCGGCCCTTCCGCATCGACGCGATGCTCGACGGCGAGGCGGTGCTGCCCGAAGAGCTGGAGACGGTTTTCGTTCCGGGCACGCTGGTCAATGAAGCGGTGTTTTTCCACCGGCCCTCGCGCACCGTCGTGCTGACCGACCTGATCGAGAATTTTGAGCCGCAGCGGATACGCAGCCGCTTTTATCGCGGGCTCGTCCGCCTCTCGGGCGCGGCGCATCCCGACGGCAAGGCGCCGATCGACCTGCGGTTGACCTTCTGGCCGCGCCGCGCGCGTGTTCGCCGGGCGGTCGCTGCTATATTGAGCTGGGATTGCGAGCGCGTCGTGATGGCGCACGGCTTGCCATATGAGCGGGACGGCGCCGCCGAGCTTCGGCGTGCCTTGCGCTGGGCCTGCTGA
- a CDS encoding MarR family winged helix-turn-helix transcriptional regulator, whose product MSETIGFLLNDTARLFRRAFNARTKHSGITALQWRLISYLKRHEGIRQGPLAELIEVEPITLSRMVDRLVEAELVERRADPTDRRAWRLYLTPRTGAIVGGMRDIADALTEEATEGLSAAERAQLIELVERVRANLSRRECGKEPTKETM is encoded by the coding sequence ATGAGTGAGACGATCGGTTTCCTGCTCAACGACACCGCGCGGCTGTTTCGCCGCGCCTTCAACGCACGCACGAAACACAGCGGAATCACCGCGCTCCAGTGGCGGCTGATCAGCTATCTGAAGCGGCACGAGGGGATCCGGCAGGGGCCGCTCGCCGAACTCATCGAGGTCGAACCGATCACCCTGTCGCGCATGGTCGACCGGTTGGTCGAGGCGGAGCTGGTCGAACGCCGCGCCGATCCGACTGACCGCCGCGCCTGGCGACTGTATCTGACGCCGCGCACCGGCGCGATCGTCGGCGGCATGCGCGACATCGCCGATGCGCTGACCGAAGAGGCGACCGAGGGGCTCAGCGCAGCCGAACGCGCGCAGCTCATCGAGCTGGTCGAGCGCGTCCGCGCCAATCTTTCGCGCCGCGAATGCGGCAAGGAACCGACAAAAGAGACAATGTGA
- a CDS encoding HlyD family secretion protein, protein MDQLSPSRPAAAPTAPTAPTGEEVSVPKAKPKADPVPPAPEAETDEARKPGWRTRLLMFGVPLALLVGGGWYWLTSGGAVSTDNAYVQMDKVSIAAEVGGRITEVAVRDGQMVDKGQLLFRIDGEPYALTVAQANAAIDAAKVNVGNLSASLAATGVDIKAAKEAVGFAESNFARQAALMEKGFTTKAAYDASKHAVEQARAGLAQARADAAEARAKLATGGSGVNPEVESAKVQRAQAQVNLGRTEVRAPSAGRIAQSDRLQLGQMMVAGLPAVTLVDTLHPYVEANFKETDLADMRVGQRAEIRFDAYPGLKVRGHVESIGAGTGSEFSVLPAQNATGNWVKVTQRVPVRIALDETPSRDMIAGLSADVKVITAK, encoded by the coding sequence ATGGATCAGCTCTCCCCCTCCCGTCCTGCCGCCGCGCCCACCGCTCCCACCGCTCCCACGGGCGAAGAGGTTTCGGTGCCGAAGGCGAAACCCAAGGCCGATCCCGTGCCGCCCGCGCCCGAGGCCGAAACCGACGAGGCCCGCAAGCCGGGCTGGCGCACCCGCCTGTTGATGTTCGGCGTGCCGCTGGCGCTGCTCGTCGGCGGCGGCTGGTATTGGCTGACGAGCGGCGGCGCGGTGTCGACCGACAATGCCTATGTCCAGATGGACAAGGTATCGATCGCCGCCGAGGTTGGCGGCCGGATCACCGAGGTTGCGGTGCGCGACGGCCAGATGGTCGACAAGGGTCAGCTGCTTTTTCGCATCGACGGCGAACCCTATGCGCTGACGGTGGCGCAGGCGAATGCCGCGATCGACGCGGCCAAGGTCAATGTCGGCAATCTGTCGGCCAGCCTCGCCGCGACCGGCGTCGACATCAAGGCGGCGAAGGAAGCGGTGGGCTTTGCCGAATCCAATTTCGCGCGGCAGGCGGCGCTCATGGAAAAGGGCTTCACCACCAAGGCGGCCTATGACGCATCGAAGCATGCGGTCGAACAGGCGCGCGCAGGCCTTGCGCAGGCCCGCGCCGACGCCGCGGAGGCGCGCGCCAAGCTTGCCACCGGGGGCAGCGGCGTGAATCCCGAGGTCGAATCGGCAAAGGTCCAGCGCGCGCAGGCACAGGTCAACCTCGGCCGCACCGAAGTGCGCGCGCCGAGCGCCGGGCGCATCGCCCAGTCGGACCGGCTGCAACTCGGCCAGATGATGGTCGCGGGGCTCCCCGCGGTGACGCTCGTCGATACGCTGCACCCCTATGTCGAGGCCAATTTCAAGGAAACCGACCTTGCCGACATGCGCGTCGGCCAGCGCGCCGAGATCCGCTTCGACGCCTATCCGGGGCTCAAGGTACGCGGCCATGTCGAAAGCATCGGCGCTGGAACCGGCAGCGAATTTTCGGTACTCCCCGCCCAGAATGCGACCGGCAACTGGGTGAAGGTGACGCAGCGCGTGCCGGTGCGCATCGCGCTCGACGAAACGCCGTCGCGCGACATGATCGCCGGCCTGTCCGCCGACGTCAAAGTGATCACCGCGAAATAG
- a CDS encoding dimethylarginine dimethylaminohydrolase family protein encodes MTAPFAFTHALCRTPAPSAVNGIRAGGGPDPELAGIIAEHAAYVAVLRELGLTVDVLPPLDAFPDALFVEDVALTFAEGAILLRPGAPSRAGEVAHIRAALAERHGRVLELAGPGHVDGGDVLRLADRVIIGLSDRTDRAGAETLTALLGELGHRAQIAQTPPGVLHFKTGCGLVDDRTVLAVPAMRDCPEFAGLEVLLTPMGEEGAANILRVRDTVLIGARWLATQALLAARGVPFRALPTDQIARIDAGLSCMSLRW; translated from the coding sequence ATGACCGCGCCCTTCGCTTTTACCCACGCGCTTTGCCGGACCCCGGCGCCGTCGGCCGTCAACGGCATCCGCGCGGGCGGCGGCCCCGATCCCGAGCTGGCGGGGATCATAGCGGAACATGCCGCCTATGTCGCGGTGCTGCGCGAGCTGGGGCTGACGGTCGATGTCCTGCCGCCGCTCGATGCCTTTCCCGATGCCCTGTTCGTCGAGGACGTCGCGCTGACCTTTGCCGAAGGCGCGATCCTGCTCCGTCCCGGTGCGCCGAGCCGCGCGGGCGAGGTCGCGCATATCCGCGCCGCGCTCGCCGAACGGCACGGCCGCGTTCTCGAGCTGGCCGGACCGGGGCATGTCGACGGCGGCGATGTGCTGCGCCTTGCCGACCGCGTCATCATCGGCCTGTCCGACCGCACCGACCGGGCGGGCGCCGAAACGCTGACTGCGCTGCTCGGCGAGCTCGGCCACCGCGCGCAGATCGCGCAGACGCCGCCCGGCGTGCTGCATTTCAAGACCGGCTGCGGCCTTGTCGACGACCGCACCGTGCTCGCCGTCCCCGCCATGCGCGACTGCCCCGAATTTGCGGGGCTGGAGGTGTTGCTGACGCCGATGGGCGAAGAAGGCGCGGCGAATATCCTGCGCGTCCGCGACACGGTGCTGATCGGCGCGCGCTGGCTTGCAACGCAAGCGCTGCTGGCGGCGCGCGGCGTCCCGTTTCGCGCGCTGCCCACCGATCAGATCGCGCGGATCGACGCCGGGCTCAGCTGCATGTCGCTGCGCTGGTAA
- a CDS encoding aspartate-semialdehyde dehydrogenase, whose translation MGYRIVVAGATGNVGREVLAILAEREFPIAELAAVASSRSQGDEVEIGDTGKTVKCQNIENFDWSGWDMAIFAIGSDATAIHAPKAAAAGCVVIDNSSLYRMDPDVPLIVPEVNPDAIDGYTKRNIIANPNCSTAQMVVALKPLHDAAKIKRVVVSTYQSVSGAGKAGMDELWNQTRQIFVGDEKDIKKFTKQIAFNVIPHIDKFLDDGSTKEEWKMVAETKKILDPKIKVTATCVRVPVFVGHSEAINIEMEKELPAEEAQRILREAPGVMLVDKREDGGYITPVECVGDYATFVSRVRDDSTVDNGLNLWCVSDNLRKGAALNAVQIAELLGRRHLKKG comes from the coding sequence ATGGGTTACCGGATCGTCGTCGCTGGTGCGACGGGCAATGTCGGACGCGAAGTCCTCGCCATCCTCGCCGAACGCGAATTTCCGATCGCCGAACTGGCGGCGGTCGCGTCGTCGCGCAGCCAGGGCGACGAAGTCGAGATCGGCGATACCGGCAAGACCGTGAAATGTCAGAATATCGAGAATTTCGACTGGTCGGGCTGGGACATGGCGATTTTCGCCATCGGCAGCGACGCGACCGCGATTCACGCGCCCAAGGCTGCGGCCGCCGGCTGCGTCGTGATCGACAACTCGTCGCTCTATCGCATGGACCCCGACGTGCCGCTGATCGTGCCCGAGGTGAACCCCGACGCGATCGACGGCTATACCAAGCGCAACATCATCGCGAACCCGAACTGTTCGACCGCGCAGATGGTCGTCGCGCTGAAGCCGCTGCACGATGCGGCGAAGATCAAGCGCGTCGTCGTTTCGACCTATCAGTCGGTGTCGGGCGCCGGCAAGGCGGGGATGGACGAGCTGTGGAACCAGACGCGCCAGATCTTCGTCGGCGATGAAAAGGACATCAAGAAGTTCACCAAGCAGATCGCCTTCAACGTCATTCCGCACATCGACAAATTCCTCGACGACGGATCGACGAAGGAAGAATGGAAGATGGTCGCCGAGACGAAGAAGATCCTCGATCCGAAGATCAAGGTCACCGCGACCTGCGTCCGCGTTCCCGTCTTCGTCGGCCATTCCGAAGCCATCAATATCGAGATGGAGAAGGAACTGCCCGCCGAGGAAGCACAGCGCATCCTGCGCGAGGCGCCGGGCGTCATGCTGGTCGATAAGCGTGAGGACGGCGGATATATCACCCCCGTCGAATGCGTCGGCGACTATGCGACCTTCGTCAGCCGGGTGCGCGACGACAGCACCGTCGACAATGGCCTGAACCTCTGGTGCGTCAGCGACAACCTGCGCAAGGGCGCGGCGCTGAATGCGGTGCAGATCGCCGAACTGCTCGGCCGCCGGCACCTCAAAAAGGGTTGA